One genomic region from Pseudomonas hormoni encodes:
- a CDS encoding glutathione S-transferase, with protein sequence MSAPSMTLYHNPLSPFVRKVMVLLHETGQQDRVALQNCVLTPVAPDLPLIDDNPLSKIPALRLADGNVIHDSRVILDYLDHQHVGNPLIPREGSARWRRLTLASLADGIMDAAVLVRYEVALRAPEKHWDEWLDGQRDKIRRALALLEKDAIAELTSHFDVAAISVACALGYLDLRHPDLEWRESNPQLAAWYFEVSQRPSMVATMPKV encoded by the coding sequence ATGTCCGCCCCCAGCATGACCCTCTACCACAACCCGTTGTCGCCCTTCGTTCGCAAAGTCATGGTGCTGCTGCACGAAACCGGTCAGCAAGACCGCGTCGCCCTGCAAAACTGTGTGCTGACCCCGGTCGCCCCGGACCTGCCGCTTATCGACGACAACCCGCTGAGCAAAATCCCGGCCCTGCGCCTGGCAGACGGCAACGTCATCCATGACAGCCGGGTGATCCTCGATTACCTCGACCACCAGCACGTCGGCAATCCGCTGATCCCCCGTGAAGGCTCGGCCCGCTGGCGGCGCCTGACTCTGGCGTCCCTGGCCGACGGGATCATGGACGCCGCGGTGCTGGTTCGTTATGAAGTCGCCCTGCGCGCCCCGGAGAAACATTGGGACGAATGGCTCGACGGCCAGCGCGACAAGATTCGCCGCGCCTTGGCGCTGCTGGAAAAAGACGCGATTGCCGAGCTGACCAGCCATTTCGATGTGGCGGCGATCAGTGTGGCGTGTGCGCTGGGTTACCTCGACCTGCGCCATCCGGATCTGGAATGGCGCGAGTCGAATCCGCAGTTGGCCGCGTGGTATTTCGAGGTGAGTCAGCGGCCTTCGATGGTGGCGACGATGCCTAAGGTCTAG
- the creD gene encoding cell envelope integrity protein CreD: MNRNLTLKLGAIALLILLLLIPLLMINGVIQDRQQLRDGVLEDIARSSSYSQRLSGPLMVVPYRKVVRTWKLNEKTNERYQDVGEERGRLYFLPEHFELEGKVDTELRARGIYEARLFHADNRISGHFSVPAQLGIKEDFADYQFDQPFLAVGISDIRGIENALKLELNGQRLDFIPGSQVGWLGEGVHVTLPALNTAQATELAFGFDLRLQGTGQLQVLPVGKTSKVSLEANWPHPSFIGNYLPAQREVTDQGFTANWQTTFFSTNLQEALSSCVSGNDCEAFNSRSFGVSFIDPVDQYLKSDRAIKYALLFIVLTFAGFFLFEVLKSLAVHPVQYALVGVALAFFYLLLLSLSEHIGFALAYLLSASGCVLLIGFYVCHVLRSVRHGLSFSAGLAALYGLLYGLLSAEDYALLMGSLLLFGLLGVFMVLTRKLDWYGIGQKAAKPLEFDIGVVE; this comes from the coding sequence ATGAACCGAAATCTGACCCTAAAACTCGGGGCCATTGCCCTGCTGATTCTGTTGTTGCTGATCCCGCTATTGATGATCAACGGCGTGATCCAGGACCGTCAGCAACTGCGCGACGGTGTGCTCGAAGACATCGCGCGCAGTTCCAGCTACAGCCAGCGACTGAGCGGACCGTTGATGGTGGTGCCGTATCGCAAAGTGGTGCGCACCTGGAAACTCAACGAAAAAACCAACGAGCGTTACCAGGACGTCGGGGAAGAACGCGGTCGTTTGTATTTCCTGCCGGAACATTTCGAGCTGGAAGGGAAGGTCGACACCGAACTGCGCGCCCGGGGCATTTACGAGGCGCGGTTGTTCCACGCCGACAACCGCATCAGCGGACATTTCTCGGTCCCGGCGCAGTTGGGCATCAAAGAGGACTTCGCCGATTACCAATTTGACCAGCCGTTTCTCGCGGTCGGGATCAGCGACATTCGTGGCATCGAGAATGCGTTGAAACTGGAACTCAATGGTCAGCGTCTGGACTTTATTCCAGGCAGTCAGGTGGGGTGGTTGGGCGAGGGCGTGCACGTGACACTGCCGGCATTGAACACCGCGCAAGCCACAGAACTGGCTTTCGGTTTCGACCTGCGTTTACAAGGCACTGGCCAACTCCAGGTCCTCCCGGTGGGCAAGACGAGCAAGGTTTCGCTGGAGGCCAACTGGCCGCATCCAAGCTTCATCGGCAACTATCTGCCGGCCCAGCGCGAAGTCACCGATCAGGGCTTTACCGCCAATTGGCAGACAACCTTTTTCTCCACCAATCTGCAAGAAGCCCTGAGCAGCTGCGTATCCGGCAATGACTGTGAAGCGTTCAACAGCCGCAGCTTTGGCGTGAGCTTCATTGATCCAGTAGACCAGTACCTGAAAAGCGACCGGGCGATCAAATACGCATTGCTGTTCATCGTCCTGACCTTCGCCGGTTTCTTCCTCTTCGAAGTCCTGAAAAGCCTGGCCGTGCACCCAGTGCAATACGCGCTGGTGGGCGTGGCGCTGGCGTTCTTCTACTTGTTGTTGCTGTCGTTGTCTGAGCACATCGGTTTTGCCCTGGCGTATCTGTTGTCGGCGAGCGGTTGTGTGTTGCTGATCGGTTTCTATGTCTGCCACGTGCTGCGCAGCGTGCGCCACGGCTTGAGTTTTTCGGCGGGACTGGCGGCGTTGTATGGCCTGCTCTATGGCTTGTTGAGTGCCGAGGATTACGCGCTGCTGATGGGCTCGTTGCTGCTGTTCGGCTTGCTGGGCGTGTTCATGGTGCTGACCCGCAAACTGGATTGGTACGGGATCGGGCAGAAAGCAGCCAAGCCGCTGGAATTTGATATCGGGGTGGTGGAATGA
- the creC gene encoding two-component system sensor histidine kinase CreC, whose amino-acid sequence MPLGIRIFLVYVLFIGLTGYFVLSTVMEEIRPGVRQSTEETLVDTANLMAEILRDDFKAGTLNQNRWPELLRAYGERQPKANIWGLPKNQVNHRIYVTDAKGIVVLDSSGVAVGEDYSRWNDVLLTLRGEYGARSSRSDPNDASSSVMHVGAPIRDNGRIIGVVTVAKPNSSLQPYVDRTERRLLAYGAGLIGLGLLFGALLSWWLSAALRRLTAYAKAVSEGRRVEVPHYRGGEMEQLATAVEQMRTQLEGKAYVERYVHTLTHELKSPLAAIRGAAELLQGEMPLAQQQRFVSNIDSESVRMQQLIERLLNLAQVEQRQGLEERVAVPLAGLVDELLNAQAARIEGKQLRVEQAIPVDLAITGEPFLLRQALGNLLENALDFTPANGVLRFSAAKVGEQIEFKLFNQAEAIPDYALPRLSERFYSLPRPDSGRKSTGLGLNFVEEVVKLHGGTLHVGNVEGGVEVMLRLA is encoded by the coding sequence ATGCCATTGGGGATCCGGATTTTCCTGGTCTATGTGCTGTTCATCGGCCTGACGGGTTACTTCGTACTCAGCACCGTGATGGAAGAAATCCGCCCCGGCGTGCGTCAGTCCACTGAAGAAACCCTGGTCGACACCGCCAACCTGATGGCTGAAATCCTGCGCGACGACTTCAAGGCCGGCACGCTCAACCAGAACCGCTGGCCGGAACTGCTCAGGGCCTATGGCGAGCGGCAGCCAAAAGCCAATATCTGGGGGCTGCCGAAGAATCAGGTCAACCACCGTATCTACGTCACCGACGCCAAGGGCATCGTGGTCCTGGACTCCAGCGGCGTGGCGGTGGGTGAGGACTACTCGCGCTGGAACGACGTTCTGCTGACCCTGCGTGGCGAGTACGGCGCCCGCTCCAGTCGCAGCGATCCGAACGATGCCAGTTCTTCGGTGATGCACGTTGGCGCGCCGATTCGCGATAACGGCCGGATCATTGGCGTGGTCACGGTAGCCAAACCCAACAGCTCGTTGCAGCCTTACGTCGATCGCACCGAGCGCCGATTGCTCGCGTATGGCGCCGGGCTGATCGGCCTCGGTTTGCTGTTCGGCGCGCTGCTGTCGTGGTGGCTGAGCGCGGCGCTGCGGCGCTTGACCGCTTATGCGAAAGCCGTGAGTGAAGGCCGGCGGGTCGAGGTTCCGCATTATCGCGGCGGCGAAATGGAGCAACTGGCGACCGCCGTGGAGCAGATGCGCACGCAGCTCGAAGGCAAAGCCTACGTCGAGCGTTATGTGCACACGTTGACCCATGAACTGAAAAGCCCGCTGGCGGCGATTCGCGGCGCGGCGGAGTTGCTGCAGGGTGAGATGCCGTTGGCTCAACAGCAGCGTTTCGTCAGCAACATCGACAGCGAAAGCGTGCGGATGCAGCAATTGATCGAGCGTCTGCTGAATCTGGCTCAGGTTGAGCAGCGCCAAGGGCTGGAAGAGCGAGTGGCCGTGCCGTTGGCGGGGTTGGTCGATGAGTTGCTGAATGCGCAGGCCGCGCGCATTGAAGGCAAACAGTTGCGCGTGGAACAGGCGATTCCAGTGGATCTGGCGATCACTGGCGAGCCGTTTCTGTTGCGTCAGGCGTTGGGCAACCTGCTGGAAAATGCCTTGGATTTCACGCCGGCAAACGGTGTATTGCGATTCAGCGCCGCGAAGGTCGGGGAGCAGATTGAATTCAAACTGTTCAACCAGGCCGAGGCCATTCCCGACTACGCGTTGCCGCGATTGAGTGAGCGCTTCTATTCCTTGCCGCGTCCGGACAGCGGGCGCAAGAGCACCGGGTTGGGGCTTAACTTTGTTGAGGAAGTGGTGAAGTTGCATGGTGGGACATTGCACGTCGGCAATGTCGAGGGCGGGGTTGAAGTGATGTTGCGCCTGGCTTAG
- the creB gene encoding two-component system response regulator CreB: MPHILIVEDEAAIADTLIFALQGEGFTTTWLSLGAAALELQRQTPADLIILDIGLPDISGFETCKQLRRFSDVPVIFLSARDAEIDRVVGLEIGADDYVVKPFSPREVAARVRAILKRMAPRAVAEVASTLFRIDSERVQISYRGQLLTLTRHEFRLLQCLLEQPERVFSREQLLDALGVAADAGYERSIDSHIKSVRAKLRQVKADAEPIQTHRGLGYSYSPGHS; the protein is encoded by the coding sequence ATGCCTCATATCCTGATTGTCGAAGACGAAGCGGCGATTGCCGACACCCTGATTTTCGCCTTGCAGGGCGAAGGGTTCACCACGACGTGGCTGAGCCTCGGCGCCGCCGCGCTGGAGCTTCAGCGGCAGACGCCAGCGGATCTGATCATTCTCGACATCGGTCTGCCCGACATCAGTGGCTTCGAAACCTGCAAGCAACTGCGGCGTTTCAGCGACGTGCCGGTGATTTTTCTCAGTGCCCGCGATGCGGAAATCGATCGCGTCGTGGGCCTGGAAATCGGCGCCGACGATTACGTGGTCAAGCCGTTCAGCCCACGGGAAGTGGCCGCGCGGGTCCGGGCCATCCTCAAACGCATGGCGCCGCGTGCGGTGGCCGAGGTTGCATCGACACTGTTTCGCATCGACAGCGAGCGAGTGCAGATCAGCTATCGCGGCCAGTTGCTGACCCTGACGCGCCACGAATTCCGTCTGCTGCAATGCCTGCTCGAACAACCCGAACGCGTCTTCAGCCGCGAGCAATTGCTCGATGCGTTGGGTGTCGCCGCCGATGCCGGGTACGAGCGCAGCATCGACAGCCACATCAAGAGCGTGCGCGCCAAATTGCGCCAGGTGAAGGCCGACGCCGAGCCGATCCAGACCCATCGCGGCCTCGGCTACAGCTACAGCCCGGGGCACAGCTGA
- a CDS encoding ATP-dependent zinc protease family protein, whose amino-acid sequence MKSLLALLSLVALPVLAAEPTLYGRYEYIALPEIGGEVLKAKMDTGALTASLSAKDIETFTRDGDEWVRFRLATKDASNKVYEHKVARISKIKTRTEEDEDEDAAAPTKRPVVDLELCLGNVKRTVEVNLTDRSSFNYPLLIGAKALREFGAAVNPARRFTADKPDC is encoded by the coding sequence GTGAAATCCCTCCTCGCACTGCTTTCCCTCGTGGCCCTGCCGGTCCTGGCCGCCGAGCCGACCCTGTACGGGCGCTACGAATACATTGCGCTGCCGGAAATCGGCGGTGAAGTCCTCAAGGCCAAAATGGACACCGGCGCCCTGACCGCGTCGCTGTCGGCCAAGGACATCGAAACCTTCACCCGCGACGGCGATGAGTGGGTACGCTTCCGCCTCGCTACCAAAGATGCGAGCAACAAGGTCTACGAGCACAAGGTCGCGCGGATCAGCAAGATCAAGACCCGCACAGAAGAAGACGAGGATGAAGATGCAGCGGCGCCCACCAAGCGTCCGGTGGTCGATCTGGAACTGTGCCTGGGCAACGTCAAGCGCACGGTTGAGGTCAACCTGACCGACCGCAGCAGCTTTAACTACCCGCTGCTGATCGGTGCCAAAGCCCTGCGTGAGTTTGGCGCGGCCGTGAACCCGGCGCGACGTTTCACCGCTGACAAACCCGACTGCTGA
- a CDS encoding acyltransferase has translation MRRLLTGCFVILLLLLNTLVLFGPLMVFALLKLILPGRWRDYASTAVMWIAETWAEIDKLIFRLCIPTQWDIRGGADLRVDTSYLVISNHQSWVDIPALIQTLNRRTPFFKFFLKKELIWVPFLGLAWWALDYPFMKRYTKAFLAKNPTLAGKDLEITRAACELFKRQPVTVVNYLEGTRYTSVKSAQQQSPFTHLLKPKAGGVAFVLAAMGEQLDAILDVTVVYPQQKIPGFWDLISGNVPRVIIDINTRELDPALWQGDYENDAAFRETVQNWVNQLWIEKDRRIDALRAERR, from the coding sequence ATGCGCCGCCTGCTCACCGGCTGTTTCGTTATCCTGCTGCTGTTGCTCAACACCCTGGTCCTGTTCGGACCGCTGATGGTGTTTGCCCTGCTCAAACTGATCCTGCCCGGCCGCTGGCGTGATTACGCATCCACGGCGGTGATGTGGATCGCCGAGACCTGGGCCGAGATCGACAAGCTGATCTTCCGTCTGTGCATCCCCACACAATGGGACATTCGCGGCGGCGCTGACCTGCGGGTCGACACGTCGTATCTGGTGATCAGCAACCATCAATCCTGGGTCGATATCCCGGCACTGATCCAGACACTCAACCGGCGCACGCCGTTTTTCAAATTCTTCCTCAAGAAAGAACTGATCTGGGTACCGTTCCTGGGCCTGGCGTGGTGGGCGCTGGATTACCCGTTCATGAAGCGCTACACCAAGGCGTTTCTGGCGAAAAACCCGACGCTTGCGGGCAAGGATCTGGAGATCACCAGAGCCGCGTGCGAGCTGTTCAAGCGCCAGCCGGTAACGGTGGTCAATTATCTGGAAGGCACCCGCTACACCTCGGTGAAAAGCGCTCAGCAACAGTCACCGTTCACCCATCTGCTCAAGCCCAAGGCTGGTGGTGTCGCGTTTGTACTGGCGGCGATGGGTGAACAGCTGGATGCCATTCTCGATGTGACGGTGGTGTATCCGCAGCAGAAGATTCCGGGGTTCTGGGATTTGATCAGCGGCAACGTGCCGAGGGTCATCATCGACATCAACACCCGCGAACTCGACCCCGCGCTGTGGCAGGGCGATTACGAGAATGATGCGGCGTTTCGCGAGACGGTCCAGAACTGGGTCAACCAGCTCTGGATCGAGAAGGACCGGCGCATCGACGCCTTGCGCGCCGAGCGCCGCTGA
- a CDS encoding DUF2780 domain-containing protein — protein sequence MKISHGFALASLMTLAASPVFAQFSLSDAANAISGMKGDNAATAAAPTSETAGLLGALSQLNVTPQQAVGGTGAMLGLAKNQLSSTDYSELAKSVPGIDKLSGGGELGALAGLLGSNGKAAGLDNALGNVKDTKDLNNAFSALGMDSGMIGQFAPVILQYLGQQGVGGSLLQSLGGIWGAGS from the coding sequence ATGAAGATTTCACATGGTTTTGCACTGGCATCGCTCATGACCCTGGCGGCCAGCCCGGTCTTTGCTCAGTTCAGCCTGAGCGATGCGGCCAATGCCATTTCCGGCATGAAGGGCGATAACGCCGCCACAGCGGCAGCGCCGACCTCTGAAACGGCGGGTTTGCTGGGTGCGCTCAGCCAATTGAACGTGACACCCCAGCAAGCCGTCGGTGGCACCGGGGCAATGTTGGGGCTGGCGAAGAACCAGTTGAGTTCGACCGACTATTCGGAACTGGCCAAAAGCGTACCGGGCATCGACAAGCTGTCGGGCGGCGGTGAGCTGGGTGCGCTCGCCGGTCTGCTCGGTTCGAATGGCAAGGCCGCCGGTCTGGATAACGCGCTGGGCAACGTCAAGGACACCAAGGACCTGAACAACGCGTTCAGTGCACTGGGCATGGACAGCGGCATGATCGGCCAGTTTGCCCCGGTGATTCTGCAGTATCTCGGTCAGCAGGGCGTGGGCGGTTCGCTGCTGCAGAGCCTGGGCGGAATCTGGGGCGCCGGCAGCTGA
- a CDS encoding fasciclin domain-containing protein has protein sequence MKRTSIKTPLIASLLTLALGGFALNTVQAKERGHNTVMVGGQNMLPSKDIVDNAVNSADHTTLVAAVKAAGLVDTLKGKGPFTVFAPVNSAFAALPAGTVDTLLKPENKATLSKILTYHVVAGKLDMTTLAGKIKAGGGKTELTTVAGGKLWAMMNGPHNITIKDEKGDVADITTYDVYQSNGVIQVIDKVLMPKS, from the coding sequence ATGAAACGCACTTCGATCAAAACTCCCTTGATTGCCAGCCTGCTGACCCTGGCCCTTGGCGGATTTGCCCTGAACACTGTGCAAGCGAAAGAGAGGGGTCACAACACTGTCATGGTCGGCGGCCAAAACATGCTGCCGAGCAAGGACATCGTCGATAACGCGGTCAACTCCGCCGACCACACCACGCTGGTAGCCGCCGTGAAAGCGGCGGGCCTGGTCGACACCCTCAAGGGTAAAGGCCCGTTCACGGTGTTTGCGCCGGTCAACTCGGCGTTTGCCGCCCTCCCCGCTGGCACTGTCGATACGCTGCTGAAACCGGAAAACAAGGCAACCCTGAGCAAAATCCTCACGTACCACGTTGTCGCCGGAAAACTCGACATGACGACCCTGGCCGGGAAGATCAAGGCCGGTGGCGGGAAAACCGAGCTCACCACGGTGGCCGGCGGCAAGCTCTGGGCCATGATGAACGGCCCGCACAACATCACCATCAAGGATGAAAAAGGTGACGTTGCCGACATCACCACCTATGACGTGTACCAGTCCAACGGGGTGATTCAGGTCATCGACAAAGTGCTGATGCCCAAGAGCTGA
- a CDS encoding sigma-70 family RNA polymerase sigma factor — translation MNGTTAHRELTSGCTRPLTQPASIVWRTVISIADTDQLRQLLAQCSLGDRRAFETLYRSVGPRLHGVALRFMGRSDLAEEVLQESFVRIWNNAARYEAHLSAPLTWMINITRHQAIDQLRKHRDRPLTEFEEQALVDESPSAHEQLSSARDASDLNRCLESLEGMQRQSITVAYFQGLSCSELAEHLAAPLGSVKSWIRRGMERLRRCLES, via the coding sequence GTGAATGGAACAACCGCACACCGTGAACTAACCTCTGGCTGCACCCGCCCCCTCACACAGCCCGCTTCGATTGTCTGGAGAACCGTTATATCCATCGCCGACACCGATCAGCTCAGGCAGCTTCTGGCCCAGTGTTCGCTGGGTGACCGCCGCGCTTTCGAGACGCTCTACCGCAGTGTCGGACCACGGCTGCACGGTGTCGCCCTGCGATTCATGGGGCGCTCCGACCTGGCTGAAGAGGTCTTGCAGGAAAGTTTCGTGCGCATCTGGAACAACGCTGCGCGCTATGAGGCTCATCTGTCGGCCCCGCTGACCTGGATGATCAACATCACGCGTCACCAAGCCATCGACCAGTTGCGCAAACACCGCGACCGGCCGCTGACCGAATTCGAAGAACAGGCCCTGGTGGATGAAAGTCCCTCGGCCCATGAACAATTGAGCAGTGCCCGCGATGCCAGCGACTTGAACCGCTGCCTGGAAAGCCTTGAAGGCATGCAGCGCCAATCAATTACCGTCGCGTATTTTCAGGGGTTGTCGTGCTCGGAACTGGCGGAACACCTGGCCGCGCCGCTGGGCTCGGTGAAGTCCTGGATCCGCCGTGGAATGGAGCGCCTGCGCAGGTGCCTTGAATCATGA
- a CDS encoding anti-sigma factor, with amino-acid sequence MNYQTPPLRRALAADYAIGLMPPAARRRFERLLLEDAALRAELAQWQESLASLTEALPEQPVPDRVWEGITARIEPQVLHVPEKRPFWNWMRLTAAVCSLVIAVTLGVIYNRDSARYSATLLTADAQPALKVEAHEDYLKVEPLTLAAVDPGRSLELWAIPADGKPISLGVIPAGGKGRVELSDAQKALIGKPIALAVSLEPKGGSPTGQPTGPVLYQGALAVL; translated from the coding sequence ATGAACTATCAAACCCCGCCCCTGCGCCGCGCCCTCGCCGCCGACTACGCCATCGGCCTGATGCCCCCGGCCGCTCGCCGACGATTTGAACGGTTGCTGCTGGAGGACGCGGCGTTGCGTGCAGAGCTGGCGCAATGGCAGGAAAGCCTGGCCAGCCTGACTGAAGCCCTGCCCGAACAGCCGGTGCCGGATCGTGTGTGGGAAGGCATCACCGCGCGAATCGAGCCACAGGTTTTGCATGTGCCTGAGAAACGACCGTTCTGGAACTGGATGCGGCTGACGGCGGCGGTATGTTCGCTGGTGATCGCGGTAACGCTGGGCGTGATTTATAACCGCGACAGTGCGCGTTACAGCGCCACGCTGCTGACGGCCGACGCGCAGCCTGCGCTTAAGGTCGAAGCACATGAGGATTATCTGAAGGTCGAACCACTGACGCTGGCGGCGGTCGATCCGGGACGCAGCCTGGAGTTGTGGGCGATTCCGGCGGATGGCAAACCGATTTCCCTTGGTGTGATTCCGGCGGGTGGCAAGGGACGCGTAGAACTCAGCGATGCGCAGAAAGCGTTGATCGGCAAGCCGATAGCATTGGCGGTGAGTCTTGAGCCGAAGGGTGGTTCGCCGACCGGGCAACCGACGGGGCCGGTGTTGTATCAAGGGGCGTTGGCGGTGCTCTAA
- the fdhA gene encoding formaldehyde dehydrogenase, glutathione-independent has protein sequence MSGNRGVVYLGAGKVEVQKIDYPKMQDPRGRKINHAVILRVVSTNICGSDQHMVRGRTTAQTGLVLGHEITGEVIEKGSDVENLQIGDLVSVPFNVACGRCRSCKEMHTGVCLSVNPARPGGAYGYVDMGDWTGGQAEYAMVPYADFNLLKLPDRDRAMEKIRDLTCLSDILPTGYHGAVTAGVGPGSTVYIAGAGPVGLAAAASARLLGAAVVIIGDVNTVRLAHAKAQGFEIADLSLDTPLHEQIAALLGEPEVDCAVDAVGFEARGHGHDGVKHEAPATVLNSLMGVVRVAGKIGIPGLYVTEDPGAVDAAAKMGSLSIRFGLGWAKSHSFHTGQTPVMKYNRQLMQAIMWDRINIAEVVGVQVISLDQAPQGYGEFDAGVPKKFVIDPHKLFSAA, from the coding sequence ATGTCTGGCAATCGTGGTGTGGTGTATCTCGGCGCAGGCAAGGTCGAAGTACAGAAAATCGACTATCCGAAAATGCAGGACCCGCGTGGCAGGAAGATCAATCACGCTGTCATCCTGCGCGTGGTTTCCACCAATATCTGTGGTTCCGACCAGCACATGGTGCGCGGCCGTACCACCGCCCAGACCGGTCTGGTGCTGGGCCACGAGATCACTGGCGAAGTGATCGAAAAGGGCAGCGACGTCGAGAACCTGCAGATCGGCGACCTGGTGTCCGTTCCGTTCAACGTGGCTTGCGGGCGCTGCCGTTCCTGCAAGGAAATGCACACCGGCGTCTGCCTCAGTGTTAACCCGGCGCGTCCGGGCGGCGCTTACGGTTATGTCGACATGGGCGACTGGACCGGCGGTCAGGCTGAATACGCGATGGTGCCGTACGCCGACTTCAACCTGCTGAAACTGCCTGATCGCGATCGCGCGATGGAAAAAATCCGCGACCTGACCTGCCTCTCCGACATCCTGCCAACCGGTTACCACGGCGCAGTGACGGCCGGCGTTGGCCCAGGCAGCACCGTGTACATCGCAGGTGCCGGCCCGGTCGGTCTGGCGGCTGCCGCTTCCGCTCGCCTGCTGGGCGCGGCGGTAGTGATCATCGGCGACGTCAACACCGTCCGCCTGGCACACGCCAAGGCGCAAGGTTTCGAAATCGCCGACCTGTCCCTGGACACCCCGCTGCACGAACAGATCGCTGCGCTGCTGGGTGAACCGGAAGTGGATTGCGCCGTCGACGCCGTGGGCTTCGAAGCGCGCGGTCACGGCCATGACGGCGTGAAACACGAGGCTCCGGCCACCGTGCTCAACTCGCTGATGGGCGTGGTTCGGGTGGCCGGCAAAATCGGTATCCCTGGCCTGTACGTGACCGAAGATCCGGGTGCCGTGGACGCGGCCGCGAAAATGGGCAGCCTGAGCATCCGCTTCGGTCTGGGCTGGGCCAAGTCCCACAGCTTCCACACCGGCCAGACTCCGGTGATGAAGTACAACCGCCAGCTGATGCAGGCGATCATGTGGGATCGCATCAACATCGCCGAAGTGGTGGGCGTTCAGGTGATCAGTCTGGATCAGGCACCGCAAGGCTATGGCGAGTTCGATGCGGGCGTGCCGAAGAAGTTTGTGATCGATCCGCACAAGCTGTTCAGCGCGGCATAA
- the purU gene encoding formyltetrahydrofolate deformylase yields MSRAPDTWILTADCPSVLGTVDAVTRFLFEQGCYVTEHHSFDDRLSGRFFIRVEFRQPDGFDEQAFRAGLEERGQAFGMIFELTAPNYRPKVVIMVSKADHCLNDLLYRQRIGQLSMDVAAVISNHPDLKPLADWHQIPYYHFPLDPNDKPSQERQVLQVIEESGAELVILARYMQVLSPELCRKLDGKAINIHHSLLPGFKGAKPYHQAYNKGVKLVGATAHYINNDLDEGPIIAQGVEVVDHSHYPEDLIAKGRDIEGLTLARAVGYHIERRVFLNANRTVVL; encoded by the coding sequence ATGAGCCGCGCCCCAGACACATGGATTCTGACCGCCGACTGCCCCAGCGTCCTCGGCACCGTGGACGCGGTGACCCGCTTTCTGTTCGAGCAGGGCTGCTACGTCACCGAGCACCACTCCTTCGATGACCGGCTTTCGGGCCGGTTCTTCATTCGCGTGGAATTCCGCCAGCCCGACGGCTTTGACGAACAAGCCTTCCGCGCGGGCCTCGAAGAACGTGGCCAGGCCTTCGGGATGATCTTCGAACTGACCGCGCCGAACTACCGGCCAAAAGTGGTGATCATGGTCTCCAAGGCCGATCACTGCCTCAACGATTTGCTCTACCGCCAGCGCATCGGCCAGTTGTCGATGGACGTCGCCGCCGTGATCTCCAACCACCCGGACCTCAAGCCGTTGGCCGACTGGCACCAGATTCCGTATTACCACTTCCCGCTCGACCCCAACGACAAGCCGTCGCAGGAGCGTCAGGTGTTGCAGGTGATCGAAGAGTCCGGTGCCGAACTGGTGATCCTTGCGCGCTACATGCAGGTTCTGTCGCCGGAGCTGTGCCGCAAACTCGACGGCAAGGCGATCAATATCCACCACTCCCTGCTGCCGGGGTTCAAGGGTGCGAAGCCGTATCACCAGGCCTACAACAAGGGCGTGAAACTGGTGGGCGCAACGGCGCATTACATCAACAACGACTTGGATGAAGGTCCGATCATCGCTCAGGGCGTGGAAGTGGTGGACCACAGTCATTACCCGGAAGATTTGATCGCCAAGGGGCGGGATATTGAAGGGCTGACGTTGGCTCGCGCGGTTGGATATCACATCGAGCGACGCGTGTTTTTGAACGCGAACAGAACCGTCGTTCTTTAG